The window ccttgaagtccagacgacttcctggaagtccagacgactttgtcagaagacttccaagaagtccagacgacttccagacgactaacaggtaagtcgtcccagatgtcttccagatctgaaaaacctgcacatcaaatccagatctgaaaaacctgcatattcaaacacgttcaaatgacttaaaaatagagaaaatgagtggaagattagataaatctacatttatagaacacacaaaaatacatatctaaaattaatagatctacctctaaattagtggaagatgagtaccatttgattaaaaacctgcaaaagagatagattaataagaaatacatgagacaaaactgaaaaattcatataaagtttggtgttttcaagtcaaagagattagagagaggttggagagttttagaatgatgaacattacatttttgttgcagccatttgagaggaggagagagaatgtgtaaatttttctttatacagggagacaaaaaatccaattagattaaatatttttgactcatacgacttcctggacgacttacatttcagtcgtctggtgaagaaattaaaacagacgacttacatgtaagtcgtccagaagagtttaatatttttagcaggaaattaaatatttttagcgggaaactaaaatagaagactttccagacgacttacaagtaagtcgtctggacgactgaattatacgTCGTCatggtaaattattcaacagacgactgaaatataagtcgtccacaccctaaacataacccctaaacttaattatctaattaaacacttcataaaaccaaatcaaacttgaaaagtgtttactatacacataaataaacacatataggtgaaaactaatttttgaaaaaaacattttagttttccaaaatctaaccctaacaatacatacaatactacaacatatgtttgccaaactcctaaaccaaagtatttcatgattcactacttccactcatctatcttcaaaacaaatcaattttatcatatcttaatttatatcagttaaaactgtttataattacttgatttttattttttcgcatcaaaatatttttttacaagatttataaattatttttaaaataaactggtaccagacgacttacacttcagtcgtccagacgacttccaacatctcagacgactcagacgatttactggggctatattcgtaaaaatggcttctgttttttttttgtcacaaggggctgaactgtaatttcactaggcttttaggttagttttgcatttgattcaagtttgggtatatgtttagaattaaaatcaagttgtgggttagttttggcaaaaacccctattGTTAATATCCCTTATGAAAGCGTCAATGTTAGCATCAGACGACCCCTTTTCCGCAACAGCTCCTCGACATATCTCACTGACGTCACAAGCCCTTCTTCTCATCTCCTTCCCTTCTTCACTCTCTCTATCCATTAACCTCTTCACTACTTCTTTGATCTCTTCTCTGTCTATCAACAACTccgtcttcttcctcctctcaaTCTTCATTCCCACCCTCCACTCCTCAACAATCATCTTCCCATTCAGAATCTGATCCCAATGCAACGGAAACGCCAGCATTGGCACACCTGAATACATCCCTTCCAAAGTCGAGTTAAACCCGCAATGCGTCCAAAACCCACCCAGAGCTGCATGGCACAGCACACGCAGCTGATCACACCAGCTCACCACAAACCCCGAGCTACCTTCAAGAGCCTCCTTCATCTTCGACTCTCCCCCACGAGCCACCCAGAGAAACGGAACTCCACTCTCTCTCACTCCTGCCACTATCTCCTCCATCTGGGCCTCCGAGACTGAAAGGAAACTCCCTTGAGATATGTAGAGCACAGAACTTTTCGCTTGCCCATCAAGCCACCTGATGTAATCAGGTTTGCTACGTTTGTTTTCAACGGAGAGTTCTTGGAATGGTATCAAAGGACCGGTAGAAGGCACTTAGCTGTGGGAAGCTCATTGAAACATAACTTGCTTTTCTTGAAGACTTGGAGGATGTTACTGTTGAACAGTGGCGGAAGATCTCGGAGTTTGGTCGGAGATAGACCGGGTATGTAATCTA is drawn from Brassica rapa cultivar Chiifu-401-42 chromosome A05, CAAS_Brap_v3.01, whole genome shotgun sequence and contains these coding sequences:
- the LOC103867978 gene encoding LOW QUALITY PROTEIN: UDP-glycosyltransferase 87A2 (The sequence of the model RefSeq protein was modified relative to this genomic sequence to represent the inferred CDS: inserted 1 base in 1 codon) translates to MDHAELQQVGGSRHLVAMPWPGRGHINPMMNLCKRLVLRDLNLIVTFVVTEEWLGFIGSDPKPDRIRFSTLPNLIHSELVRANNFNGFVDAVHTLLEEPFERLLDGLNSPPPTVIISDTYVVWAVRVGEQRNIPVVSFWTMSATILSLFLHSDLLISHDHALFEPSEAKEEEIVDYIPGLSPTKLRDLPPLFNSNILQVFKKSKLCFNELPTAXVPSTGPLIPFQELSVENKRSKPDYIRWLDGQAKSSVLYISQGSFLSVSEAQMEEIVAGVRESGVPFLWVARGGESKMKEALEGSSGFVVSWCDQLRVLCHAALGGFWTHCGFNSTLEGMYSGVPMLAFPLHWDQILNGKMIVEEWRVGMKIERRKKTELLIDREEIKEVVKRLMDRESEEGKEMRRRACDVSEICRGAVAEKGSSDANIDAFIRDINNRGFCQN